Part of the Chanodichthys erythropterus isolate Z2021 chromosome 13, ASM2448905v1, whole genome shotgun sequence genome is shown below.
tattgctgagttagatgcgttcctgggtcaacatatttttttgacccagtctgaaaatttagtcttaaccctattcctacccctacccataagttatcccaaaaatcagagggaaatgatagatgaataacataatagtagaagcaccaatttatgattttaagcataaacttgacataatctgtaaacttgtccctcaaatctgatttgaatgttgttccaggatcaacaaaaatgtcgacccaggaacatgttgaactcggCAAAATCAGGTTATGCGACACTCCCCATCCAACCTGATTGAGCTTGAGAGGTCCTGCAAAGAAGAATGTGAGAAACTGCCCAAAAATATGTGTGTCAAGCTTGTAGCATCATACTCAAAAAGGCTTGAGGCTGTAATTGGTGCCAAAGGTACTTCAACAAAGTATTGAACAAAGGCTGTGAATATTTAtgtacatgttattttttttcttattttttattttttataaagttgcaaagatttcaaacaaacatCTTTAACATTGTCAtcattatggggtattgtttgtagaattttgaggaaaataatgaaattaatcctattttggaataaggctgtaacataacaaaatgtggaaaaagtgaagcgTTGTGAATACTTTTCCGGATgcattatatgtgtgtgtgtgtatatatatatatatatatatatatatatatatatatatatatatatatatatatatatatatatatatatacacagtgcacagcataaatgaataaacccccctctgaaacttctgaaagtcagcaattactcaattacttagaagacatgttagggttctttacagatataatgttccagcaatGTTGTGTAGccaaaatgagtacacccttctaaaagttactaaataaaaggTGTAAGTTTAAGTCAATGTTTGATCAActggtaagtatgttgaaccaaaacatttaaagagaagtaatttcttgacaattaaaagtgttttatagcccactgaatcattctcagacttaatgctgacaacaatggaaccacttgggagagaactgtcaggagacttagGCCTATCTctcaaaagaggacagtggtaaGATccccaaatcattgttttaagtgtggaaatatatagcaaaagtaacacagaaattcaaaaacaatggacttgtgacaatttaagcttttaagctttcatttagtgatgagggatttttttgctagacaaagagcaggagaaataccaagcgagccagcaaaagctatgaaaagtgtgactgtttatctcacagagtaagatgcagcctgcagaaatgacatgcatggttgttgttctcattggaactacctactgtagctaaagcacaataaagtcagttagccatttccaaagcccatatttacaaaatatagattctgggaatcagtactctggtctcatgagactaaatcagtcattttggatctaacagcatctaaaatgttatggtgttgctagaggagagtacagtgagaagagcctggttcccacagtaaagttcagtggtagtaaagctcctatatagggatgtatgagtaCTGAAAGTGTgaagggagttgtgctttatcaaagCTGTCATGAAatcccacaccactgtgtaatttatacacaaacttaaaacagaagatgttaccctttcctcattccttgcattgttgggcattttttcaacatgacaatgaggatatgtattctcccaaggtgaaaaacctcCTTGGACATtgtattgcactcaatcttaacactcttgagcacctgtgggggattctgtagagatgAGCAACACTCtccattaaagatcagggcatttaaggagctcatcatccaggagttaaacaggacagatgtgacaatttgttGTGAACTTATACACTCCGTGCCAAGAAaggtcagagcagtatattcaaaattatgaagggcatactaagtactagaatattatacatttgttgaattaaatctagggtgtactcatttctgcaatccttaatttaaacaaaattggctaatttaattattttatggctattaatgacatacatttctcagtttttattatgtatatgtttaatacattttagttttgccatctttccatgaattgtattagtgatcataaagaaaatagatcttttgtatttgttcagagggggtgtacttatttatgctgtgcactgtatatatatatatatatatatatatatatatatatatatatatttttttttttttttttttttttttttttttgcaccataGTGGCATATTAATACATAGgcttccatctctctctctctctctctttctctctctctctcagtgtaTACATGGTGTACATGCCAACTCTCCAGTACTAGCTGGTACATCCAGTTATTTGGTGGAATTTAAGACATGTCCTGCATGGAACACAGTGGTCCCCCTTCTCCCCATTTCACACCCTGTACTATCATTTATTTGCAGTAATACCACATGGCCAGTGCCCTATATAAGGGGTGAAACGACTGAGAGGTCCCAAACAGGAATACTTGTTTGTATCTACAGAAGGACTCACATTTGACTTGACTATGGCTGGCAGACAGGCAGTGAAAGCGTACTTAGATCTCGTGTCTCAGGCCTGCAGAGCTGTATTAATATTCCTCAAAGACAACAAAATCCCACATACGGTGGAAAACATTGCGATACGAAAAGGTGAGCAGCATTATTGTGAGTGTGTTGTTCAGTGGACGAGTTAGAGTGCGTTTGTCAACTTCAGATGATGTGAATCCAAATCTGTACAATAGTTATGCTGCATTTACAGCAGCCTGTTTATATTCAAACTTAATTTCATTAGTTTAACTTTAACCTTCACAACTTTAATGTCCTTGAATTTGAACCTCTAGGGCAGCAGAAGACACCTGAGTTCACCAAACTCAACCCTATGCAAAAACTGCCAGTGCTGGAGGACAATGGATTCGTTCTCACTGAGAGGTAAAGAGAAAGTGAAGCTAGAAAAAAACTGATGAAATATTTGCTTAACGCCTGgaatatgaaaacatgaagCCATAAAGATCATTAGGCATTTAAAACAACAAGGACATGAACTCTTATATTATTATCTGTATTATTAATAGTACAAATCTGgaaaataaatgataatttcTCATTTATTTACTCAGAATGACACAAGgctgaataaatgatgacagaattgtaatttttggtGAAATATTCCCGTCACAGTGACGCCATATTGAAGTATCTGGCGACGGCCTATAACGTCCCTGAGCATTGGTACCCCAAACTGCCAGAGAAGAGAGCGCGAGTGGATGAATACACAGCCTGGAATCATGcgaacacacgcacacacatttcCACACTCTTCTTGCATGAGGTACAGGGTTTGAAATGTGTCTCGTTGATTCAAGCATTTCAAACTGTGACTTTATTTTTCatctaaaactatttaaaacaacattcaCCGTTTCATTGTGGCAGAATTCACAGGTTTTGTATTCCTGTACAGGTTTTACTGCCACGCATGGGACATCCAACAAATCCAGAGATGCTTGAAAAGGTGCTATCAGACCTGGATGGCACACTGGACAAGCTGGAAAACATGTTTCTGAAGAGACAGGCCTTCCTGTGTGGTGAAGACATCTCATTGGCTGACCTGTTAGCAGCTTGTGAGCTCATGCAGGTAAATACTGCTAAACATACTGTGAATGATTACACAGAccagttaaaaaaaacttttaaataaactccTGCCTGCCTTAGTTCACATTGTGTTGAAATGTTTGAAGATGTCTAATGCTGTATAGGGCTGAAGAGCTTTAAAATACTGTCACTTGTCTCTTTCAGCCCCTGTGTGGCGGGAGGGACATTCTGGAGACCAGACCCAAACTGCTGAGCTGGAGGAGTCGAGTCCAGTCAGCGCTCTCTGACTCCTTTGATGAAGCTCACGCCATTGTCTACCGCATACGAGATAATCTAAACGCAGATAAACTGTATCGCTATTCAAAACAATCTGCTCTGTAAAGATATATTTCACAACTATTTATAATTAACATGGCAAATAGTTTCTGCAGTTTACGTTATGGGATCAGTGATGACTGTGTCTGATATATGCAGTTTGTTCAATTGTATTTACAATATCGCGTTTAAAATTGTCAAATAATATTAACTCATTGTTTATTAAACTGTTGTATGAAAGTCGTTTGgaatttgatttaatttggGTGGCATTTCCAACCTTGCATGATGGCACTATTTTATGCTGACGCCAGACTAGCTTCCTTGTtgttaagggttagttcacccaaaaatgaaaataaagtcatttattactcaccctcatgtcattctacaccccaagacctttgttcatcttcagaacacaaattaagatatttttgatgaaatctgatggctcagtgaggcctgcatagacagcaatggtactttctctctcaagatccataaaggtactaaaacatatttaaatcagttcatgtgagttcagtggttcaaccttaatattataaggTGATGAGAATTTGTTGTgcaccaaaataacgactttttaacaatatctagtaatggctaatttcaaaacactgcttgacTGAACATCACTTGAGATTTATCTGTGCACGTGGCACGTGCTTGATTTGTTTACAGTATTGGACGCATGTATTTCAGCCATTCACTAAAGTCAACTTTGCACAAATGGAGAAGATCCACTACATTTATGTGTGAAACTGACATTAAGTGGATAAAATACAGAAATCCGTTTCCctgaaaatgtaataaatttgaATTCTAACTCAGTTTCTCTTCAAATTCACTCTTCAGaataatttttgcatttttaaaaaaatcattttgaagtatatatagatttttttgcattaatgGCACATTACATAGGCTCCCatcccatctctctctctctctctgtgtgtatgCGTTATGCATGCCAGCTGTCCCATACTAGCAGGGACATCCTGTAATTTGTTGGAATTTAAGACATGTCTTGCACCCGGACACTGTGGTCCTGTATCAATCCCTAAGTATCTCCCCCTCCTTTAATTTAAACCCTTTCACATGCTCTTGGCTATGTACACAGGGATTTATTtataggggctttcgcaccgaatagttctaggaacttaGTTCTAGGAAGTAGCCACTAGGATAGAGAACTAATTTCTCCCCCGGGCCATGTTCCTGGTTGTATTCACACCGTTGAATAGGAAATCCGAAGTGGCCGACAACGGTGTCTTTAAGTGCGGCATATACAAATGCTAAAAACCGGTGGATGGAAGATGCAATGATCGgtgctgtgtttgttgtgtgtcgtgGGTTTCGTGATAACGGAGATGGAAtgtaaatacataatttatgtgactgaaagagcaaaaagtcCCAGTCATCCATTAAATGAACTGGATGTGCAGTTTGCTCAATCTTATCCACAAATTTAGTGAACTTTTTGTAGCTGTAGTTTGTGACTTTTTACACAttgctaaatgaataaacaatgGATTGTGACAAGTTAAAAGTACTCAGAATcagaaaaatagaaaatgtaaaaGCATTTTATTGTTGGAAGGAAATGGTACAAATACATATTTACAAGAGCAGTACAGTGTTAGACGTTTAGGATTAATTAGGCAAATGAAAGAGCTTTTAAAAGGCCACCAGGAAATAAAAGTGTGTGAACCTCAAGGCCCTGGTTTCCTCTTGGATGATGGTTCACCCTCTCCCTCTTGTGCCTTGCGTTTCTGTGATGAAAATGTCCAATTAAAATCCAGtttttaataagaaatgtaGCTTTgtaaaacagctaataatgtgttgcatgttaaaaacaacacacagCCATATAAAccacattaaaaacttgattttcacagGGGTCTTTAAATAAATAGCAGACTCAAGAGCTGTGTCTTTTGTTGCTGTACCTTGGATGTTTCAGGGCGCATCGGTCGGTTTTCAGGGCCCATTGGTTGGTTTTCAGGACGCACCAGTCTGTTTTCAGGGCGCACTGGACGGTTTTCAGGGAGCATAGGTTGGTTTTCAGGGTTCATTAGTTGGTTTGCAGTTTTTCTCATCTCATCATCCTGTTGCATAGACATTagaatgaatttttaaaaacttttttattgtatttaaattaatcacattttaaatatttaaatcttCACAACTTTCAATACTAGTTAATTTTccctcagaaattgctagtatcacaaataattacaaagaagctgcaagtaacacattgggccagttgttcaaaagtaatctgatcggATTTCGGCCATtggattggatcaaatcttgaaaatgggttgttcaaaaggaaaaagggattctgaaatcagattagatcacGGAATCCAATCCTAGTTTTAATCTGGATCAAACCttcagtttgtgttgttcaaaactTGTCAATAGGATTTGGATaactttgataaaaaaaaaaaaacaggattatcctgatcccaacagggggtaggatttcaaggtggattccaggaggaaaatgtagtaaaactataaaactggtcaaaaaatacaacatttaaatcatgtaatatacatacgcatttttttaaattttgctcttgattagtttaaaggtgccttttcaaaagatgaaatgtaagtctaaggtgtcccctgaacgtgtctgtgaagtttcagctcaaaatcccccatacatttttttaactgcctattttgagccattattatatatgcaccgattaagcgtgcggcccctttaaatctcccgctcCCCCGCGAGCTCTCGACagccttaaacagcaaacacaaagttcacacagctaatataaccctcaaaatggatctttacaaagtgttcatcatgcatacatcgattcctgtgagtatagtatttatttggatgttaacatttgattctgaatgagtttgaggctgtgctccgtggctaacgggctaatgctacactgttggagagatttataaagaatgaagttctgtttatgaattatacagactgcaagtgtttaaaaatgaaaatagcgacggctcttttgtctccgtgaatacagtaagaaacgatggtaactttaaccacatttaacaggacattagcaacatgctaacaaaacatttagaaagacaatttacaaatatcactaaaaatatcatgtaatcatggatcatgtcaattattattgctccatctgccatttttcgctattgttcttgcttgcttaactagtctgatgattcagctgtgcacatccagatgttctgcccttgtctaatgccttgaacatgggctggcatatgcaaatattgggggcgtacatattaatgatcctgactgttacattacagtcggtgttatgttgagattcgcccgttcttcagaggtcttttaaacaaatgagatttatataagaaggaggaaacaatggagtttgagactcactgtatgtcatttccatgtactgaactcttgttattcaactatgctgacgtaaattcaatttttgaatctagggcacctttaactgttaaataaattagaagtagacattaacctacatatttagcctttcggtaacctactgtaaagtaaaaaagattttggtgccataaaacaatCCCCAAACAGCTttaaatatccaacaaaaatattatatttaattcaaaacccatattctttctatcaacatgtccctttaggggctccgtagagcactggtaatccagatttggtaatctggaaaagtgtgtatctggatccaatgtttctttgaaaaaccagcacaaaagtaAGATGGATTACCTGATCCTGGATAGCAAAACATGGAATTTAATCAttctgatcattctgatccagattaaactttttgaacaactggcccaATGAGATAAACGCGAAATTTTGAAATagaaaagactgaaatagtattttcttgtaaaacatactttaaaaaaaaaaaaaaaaaaaacacattttttttttaatagtagtTGGTGGGTTTTTCAGCACATACTTTCAACCACGGATGTTCCAGTGCATCTTCAACACTCAGACGCTTTTGAGGATCCACAACCAGGAGCTTCTTGATCAAATCTTTGGCTGAAATATAAAGTTAATATATAACTTACACTGTATGCTGTTAAGTTCAAGTATTTCGGACAATATAAACTGATATAATATACACACTATTTGACCATCACTAACCAGTTGTTTGTACAGAGCAAAGACATTACCTTCATTTGAAACCTTCGTCCACTGAGACGGGATGAAACGATAATGGCCGTTAATGATCTGCTCACGCACGGTCATGGTGGAGCACTCGGTGTTAAAGGGAGGATAACCACCCAAACTATGACAAGAGAGATACACACagctttagaaataaatatcATACACATAATTATACTAATAAGTATTATATTAAGTTTAAATTATAGGcacaatatatacatattatctTTCAGGTTTTCTACATGTTTTGATCAATGAACTGACTTTCCTAATCATTCATGAATACTGCAAATGTATTTATAGAGAATTCCGTAGATTTCTTTTTGTATgcaagttaccatcatttaaataaatagatttaaaacaattattgCATCATTTACTTTCTTCCATATGACACAACAAGTGAATTCTGAGTggttgattttaattataattataatattactttttattttttattttttttaaataaaatacatagtCTATTCAACTTTTGTACTATATTTCAGTTTTGTGTTGGAAACAGACCAAAATTGAAGCCATTTTACTCACTGGAAATCATTCATGAAACAATCATTCTTTtttcaattaatcatttgattcaATTATAAAAACTGGTCTGAATAATTTGTTCACAAATCAGACTGATCTGGTTCTCTAGTTTGACTTTTGACTTATAGCAATGATCAGTTCACTGGAGATGATGATTATCAGTGAATTACatcttaaatttcagtctgttcctcaAACAAAAGTCTTAAAATATAGTGTACCAGTCAAATTGGCTACATTTATGAAGCTTGACAGTGTTAGTcttcattcactttcattattttattttaagtatatgCTCCACATATCTGTATTTCATGTTTTGAGACGTGTTTTAGAAAGACATGAGTAAATGATAGGAATGCACAACATATATCGGCATCGgccaacatttttaatgttatcgttatccgtccgataagaaaatttggcagatatattaaagccgataaataatggCTTGTTTCCTTTAGCTGAGACGCTTCAGATGCGCACTGTCCACCATTATGGATTtgaaatgcttgaaatatgattgaaatcacttcaaaagGGAAAACACAGATAAGTGCAACATGTGCAGCGGaagtctgtcatataggctacataatattttaatgcgaacattataattgtgtttaggacatggcttttaatgtcGGCCAAAATTTTCAGTGCACCCCTAGTAAATGAtaacaattttatttaatttttaggtAAACTACTCCTTTAAGAGCTTTTGAACTAATGCTGGACCCAACTGATTCATATTTAATCTCCACTAACCAGATGAACAGTAGGACCCCCAGGCTCCAATAATCTACTGCTTTTGTATATCCTACAGTCGCAGCATGTGTGAACACCTCCGGGGCGAGATATGTGGGTGTCCCACAGAGCGTCTTCATCAGGGAGGATTCCTCCAAAATCTTGGACTGATTAAAATCCGTAATCTGCAAAGCATTGAGAATTTGCATGTGTTGAGAAAGCCAGTTATCTCAGGTTCAAGACTATTTCTGTGCATCCTGTTTTAACTACAAAGACAAAGGCTTGGCTGGATCTCTGAACTTTGGAACTGCCACAGTTAAAGGAGAAGTGAAGTCAGGAACTGGTAAACACACCTTAATCAAACAGATGTCGTCATGTGAAGCCAGCAGAACATTCTCAGGTTTGAGATCTCGATGAATGATCCCATTATTGTGGAGGTACTGGGagaataaaagaaaacatttgtcATCTTTTTTCTAATAAACCTGGTATTGAACACTATGAATATTGTTGGCTCTATGACTAATTGCTTATATTTCTCCTTTGAAAGttgttttggataaaagcatctgctaaatgcataaatgagatgtaaaacatttttaaaagtcacATGAGCCACACTCAACTCGCTAGTTACAAGGAATACACAGCAATGCTTTTCAGACAATATAAGcacatttttgataaaatatatcGGTATTTGCCGATGTtagatatttaatatttatattacttTTACCAACATCTTACTCTAATGTAAAAGAAAGAGCAACATATTATGGTAAgatggaagtttttttttttattttttattaaagtaCAACAACCTTGTacattgtgttcatttaaaaaacacatttagagGTGTTTTACCTCCACAGCCCTGAGCATCTGATAAAAATAGAGCTTAGCGATTTCTTCCTCCAGCTGCTTCTTGGCCTTGATCCTGCCAAACAGCTCTCCTCCTTCAATACTATACACAGCACAGAGATAATGAAATAATTCATCAAAAGAATGAGAATTTTTAGCAGTCATTCTTGATTGCAAATTGTGCAGAAATCGTTCATGTAAAgagaaaaacaatgttttagCAAAACAATTAGCCTTAAGGtcttgctaaataaataaaggtaactgtgactttttatctcacaattctgacttttttcctcagaattgtgcttatctcacaatttggattcataacaactgtttatctctcaaaatctgaaaatcagaaaaaaaaaaaaaaaaaaatctgaattgcgggacaaactttttttttaatatcttgagtttatttctcacaattctgagaaaaagtcagaaatgtgaggtttaaactcagaattgccagaaaaaagtcagaattgtgaggtataaactcagaattgcaagaaaaacatcagtattgtgagatataaactcggaaattccaagaaaaacatcagaattgtgaggtataaactcggaattgaaagaaaaaaagtcggaattgggagatataaagttggaattgccaGAAAAAAGTCGgaatcgtgagatataaactcggaattgcgagaaaaaagtcagaatcgtgagatataaagtcggaattgacagaaaaaagtcagaaatgtgaggtataaactcagaattgccagaaaaaagtccgaattgtgaggtataaactcag
Proteins encoded:
- the LOC137034951 gene encoding glutathione S-transferase theta-1-like, which gives rise to MAGRQAVKAYLDLVSQACRAVLIFLKDNKIPHTVENIAIRKGQQKTPEFTKLNPMQKLPVLEDNGFVLTESDAILKYLATAYNVPEHWYPKLPEKRARVDEYTAWNHANTRTHISTLFLHEVLLPRMGHPTNPEMLEKVLSDLDGTLDKLENMFLKRQAFLCGEDISLADLLAACELMQPLCGGRDILETRPKLLSWRSRVQSALSDSFDEAHAIVYRIRDNLNADKLYRYSKQSAL